The following is a genomic window from Armatimonadota bacterium.
CCGACCATGCATGGCAGAGGCTGTTCGGACAGATTTTGTCCACCGGCCAGTTCGGTTCGAAAGTCTCCCACCAGGTAGTCGCTCCTCGACCCAGCATCTCTCCCCAACAGGACCGTATGCGCTCCAACGCCTCGGTTGTCATTCCCAGCTTTACCATGGCCTGCAGGACATAGAAATCGAAGTAAGGGCCGGAGCTGTGAACCACCGGCTTTTGGTGTATCTGGAATTCATTCCCGGTACCTGCGTCCGTTTCGGGAATAAATTCCCGAAACACCTTGGCGATGCGTTTGCACTTGCGCGTGTCGGCAAGACCGAATATTACAGCCAGAGTATTGGTCTGCACACTGACTGTCTCGCTCATTTTGCCGTTTACATTACAATCGACATATGCGCCCAGCTCATCACTCCAGAACCGCTCGTTAAACGCATCGCGCACCTGCTCGGCTCTCCTGTGCCAGAGGACCGCGTCATCATTCCTGCCGACCGCCGCGGCCAGCTTAGATGCATCCCGCAGAGCCTGGTAGTAAAACGCGTTATACGCCGCCACCTCGCCGTGCTTATCAAGAGGCATATGATCGATAAAGAGCCACCACTCGTGATTGGGCACATCCGGGTTCGGTTCCCAGGTGAGCAGACCGCGCTCGCTCTCCTGCGACCGCAGCCAGTCCTCCATCAGCAATCGCATATTCTCATACAGCCGAGCCACAAGATCAGCATCGCCCGTATACAGATAGTAATCGTGCAGTATAAGCACCCAGACCAGGTTGTAGTCCGGCAATATATGATTGGTGCTCGACGGCCACAAGGCGTTAAAGAGGCCATCCTCACGCTGGCACTGCACAAACTGCCACAGCGCCTTAGCCACCAGCCTGCTGTCATTGAAGCAGTAGTAGTTCATCAGCGCTTCCACGCGGACATCACCCGGGTACTGGCCGTGCTCGCGCAGCGGGCAGTCCTCAAACTGATCCTGCATACAGATGCTGAGAGTGTAGACGCCTGTCTGCCATATTCTGTTTAATAGATCGTCAGAGCACTCAAATGACGACACCTGCTCGACAGGATACCCTACCCGCTTGATCGATACACTGTCCAGCTTTACCGGTCGATCCAAATCTCTGAACGAAAGCTGCATGTATCTGAAAGCTCGCCGCCCGAAGGTCTCCCATTCCTGCCTGCCGCCATGCAGGATCAGCCGGTCGGCCTGCAATATGTCCTGCCTGGTCGGGTAGACACGGCCATTATCATCCAGGGCCTCGCTGTAGCCGATATCTATGATCCCACTGCCACCGTCGGCCACACTGATAGTAGGAAACCCGACAACCTCTCTGCCGAAATCCAGGACTACATACGCATCCCTGCCCGGAGATATCTCTGCGACGCCATTACCCCTGGTCAGCAGATTGCTCTCACGGACGACCATGCCTCTCTGCCGGCTGGTCTTTTCGCTGTACATACGGGTAGCGACGTCCTGAGTTTGGTCATCACTGCAGATAAAAGTGCCGCTCTCGATCACTTTTTCGGGGAATATCTCCTGCTCACGCAGTGCGGGTATCTGCCTCGGGACCATCTCCAGCCACGGCTCGACACCTACCTCGCCGATCACCTCCGGCTCCTGCCAGCTCGAGTCATCAAAACCCACCACATTCCAGCCGACGGGCTTCTTGCGGGAGTCGTATATCTCCTGAAAACCGATTGTCCAATACATCTGCTCGGAGCTGCTGTCCCATTCG
Proteins encoded in this region:
- a CDS encoding family 78 glycoside hydrolase catalytic domain, with amino-acid sequence MDWNAKWIWARSHSKTPNFYMYARKKIEVASVSDAVACVSCSTEYKLYVNGRYVGRGPSPCHPSFQYYDSYDIRSYIRHGGNVIGVLCYNYGVGTHSRPELPGGLLAQVEITNGGGKTITATDGTWRVIPASEWDSSSEQMYWTIGFQEIYDSRKKPVGWNVVGFDDSSWQEPEVIGEVGVEPWLEMVPRQIPALREQEIFPEKVIESGTFICSDDQTQDVATRMYSEKTSRQRGMVVRESNLLTRGNGVAEISPGRDAYVVLDFGREVVGFPTISVADGGSGIIDIGYSEALDDNGRVYPTRQDILQADRLILHGGRQEWETFGRRAFRYMQLSFRDLDRPVKLDSVSIKRVGYPVEQVSSFECSDDLLNRIWQTGVYTLSICMQDQFEDCPLREHGQYPGDVRVEALMNYYCFNDSRLVAKALWQFVQCQREDGLFNALWPSSTNHILPDYNLVWVLILHDYYLYTGDADLVARLYENMRLLMEDWLRSQESERGLLTWEPNPDVPNHEWWLFIDHMPLDKHGEVAAYNAFYYQALRDASKLAAAVGRNDDAVLWHRRAEQVRDAFNERFWSDELGAYVDCNVNGKMSETVSVQTNTLAVIFGLADTRKCKRIAKVFREFIPETDAGTGNEFQIHQKPVVHSSGPYFDFYVLQAMVKLGMTTEALERIRSCWGEMLGRGATTWWETFEPNWPVDKICPNSLCHAWSGAPTYFLPAEILGVKPSMPESDVVVIHPRVGDLQWAKGHIKTAKSQVEVEWRSEPGHFQIDIDAPSGYIAALPVGGFIDPVIEEFDLSPETPERRARKTYGWGNVIWRSGEEHDPYLDWLVTQEAEPSESYKKKDRCSAVDDYVWVREGSYTHVRYDIHEA